In Puntigrus tetrazona isolate hp1 chromosome 18, ASM1883169v1, whole genome shotgun sequence, one genomic interval encodes:
- the zgc:153031 gene encoding zgc:153031: MNIEGEEMRKPIRLIAAACRDMGIGKNGQLPWSLPKEFQFFLDTITAVSVPGKKNLLVWGRTSWFSCPETAFPLANCLNLVLSKKMTAVPPRAHYLCKDFGSVIHMASKPPLCQTVETIWILGGPEVYKESLEHPWCDLIYLTDIMANFDCNVFFPKFDRNVFKKQNSFPGVPDEIHEENGIKFQFQVFKKEALN; this comes from the exons ATGAACATCGAGGGGGAGGAGATGCGCAAACCAATCCGGCTCATCGCGGCTGCCTGCAGAGACATGGGCATAGGAAAGAACGGACAGCTTCCCTGGAGTCTTCC AAAAGAATTTCAGTTCTTTCTGGATACAATTACTGCTGTGTCGGTACCTG GAAAGAAGAATCTACTTGTTTGGGGGCGAACCTCCTGGTTTTCCTGCCCTGAAACAGCCTTCCCTTTGGCCAACTGCTTAAATTTGGTATTGAGCAAAAAAATGAC TGCAGTGCCTCCACGTGCCCACTATCTGTGTAAGGATTTCGGGTCAGTAATTCACATGGCTTCTAAGCCTCCTTTATGTCAGACTGTGGAGACCATCTGGATTTTAGGAGGTCCAGAGGTATATAAG GAAAGTCTTGAGCACCCATGGTGTGATCTCATCTATCTCACCGACATCATGGCCAACTTTGACTGCAATGTCTTTTTCCCTAAATTCGACcgcaatgttttcaaaaaacaaaacag CTTTCCTGGAGTACCAGATGAAATTCATGAAGAAAATGGtattaaatttcaatttcaagtaTTCAAGAAAGAAGCTTTAAACTGA
- the mterf2 gene encoding transcription termination factor 2, mitochondrial, with product MQCKQLSNSPTHRPVGCTNMLRLVTTTLCLNCQRAQATPFLLTRPRSAIVQEENPLAVNALYDLSVDISKVRKLRGWVLRQSPVYVNETAALLREMGASGPVIARVLELHPEAILCTPDQMEAQKKLWMSVCASQKDLVGIIEKFPTSFFTSSSDHDNQKANIAYFQTLHLNKRIISKLMASAPQSFSRPMEQNEEMIQTLQKTYLDLGGKQNNMKIWLQKLLTQNPYVLLKLPKALHDNLAFLRNVGFTGDELLMLLSKLKGFVTELNPGSMSLTLSYSRETLGCTEAELRRIVLHCPALLYYSVPILADRFKGLLAAGVSMEQIMESPAVLELTTQIVQYRIQKLRSFGYDVRSGSLEVLSGTKKDFEMSYGKLRLRQERPLFNPVAPLRTED from the coding sequence ATGCAATGCAAACAGTTATCCAACAGCCCCACCCACAGACCCGTAGGTTGTACAAACATGTTGCGTTTAGTCACGACAACCCTGTGTCTCAACTGCCAGCGGGCTCAAGCAACACCTTTTCTTCTCACGAGGCCCCGCTCTGCGATCGTTCAAGAAGAGAACCCGCTTGCTGTAAACGCCCTCTATGACTTATCTGTAGACATCAGTAAAGTCCGAAAGCTAAGGGGTTGGGTGTTACGCCAGAGTCCCGTGTACGTGAATGAGACCGCCGCCCTGCTACGGGAAATGGGGGCCAGCGGGCCAGTTATCGCCCGTGTTTTGGAACTCCATCCCGAGGCCATCCTCTGCACACCTGATCAAATGGAGGCGCAGAAAAAGCTGTGGATGTCGGTGTGCGCAAGTCAGAAGGATCTAGTAGGAATCATAGAAAAATTCCCCACCTCCTTTTTCACCTCGTCCTCCGATCACGACAATCAGAAAGCCAACATCGCTTATTTCCAAACGTTACATCTCAACAAACGCATCATTAGCAAGCTCATGGCCAGCGCTCCTCAGAGCTTCAGCCGCCCCATGGAGCAAAACGAGGAGATGATTCAGACCCTGCAGAAGACCTATTTGGACTTGGGCGGGAAGCAGAACAATATGAAGATCTGGTTGCAGAAGCTGCTTACACAGAATCCATACGTGCTTCTAAAGCTCCCGAAGGCCTTACACGATAACTTGGCGTTCCTACGCAACGTGGGCTTTACCGGCGATGAACTCTTGATGCTGCTCTCCAAACTGAAAGGATTTGTTACTGAGCTGAATCCTGGAAGTATGAGTCTCACCCTAAGCTACTCCCGGGAGACCCTGGGATGCACAGAAGCAGAGCTCAGGCGGATCGTACTTCATTGTCCAGCCTTGTTATATTATTCTGTGCCTATACTAGCTGATCGCTTCAAAGGCCTCCTTGCTGCTGGAGTCAGTATGGAGCAGATCATGGAGAGTCCCGCAGTGTTAGAACTGACGACGCAGATAGTTCAGTATCGCATTCAGAAACTGCGCTCCTTCGGTTATGATGTGCGTTCGGGTAGCCTAGAAGTCCTCAGCGGCACAAAGAAAGACTTTGAGATGAGCTACGGGAAGTTGCGTCTTAGACAAGAGAGGCCACTTTTTAATCCAGTAGCTCCGCTTCGAACGGAAGATTAA